The Streptomyces sp. NBC_01268 genome segment GCGCCGGAGCCCCCGCGCCCCGGCTGGACGTTCCCGGCCTGATGACGCTCTCCCCCGGCCTCGCCCTGCTCCTGTACGGGCTCGCCCGGGGCGGCGAGACCGGCGCCTTCACCACGCCGGGGACCCTGGTGCCCACGCTCGCCGGCGCACTGCTCGTCGCCCTGTTCGTCCGGCGGGCCCTGACGGCCCGTGAGCCGCTCCTCGACCTGCACCTGCTGCGCGACCGCACCTTCGCGGTCGGCATCGGCACCCTGGCCCTGTTCACCTGCGGCTACTTCGGCTCCATGCTCCTCACCCCCATGTACTGGCAGGGCGTACGCGGCTTCAGCTCGACCACCGCCGGCCTGCTCGTGGCCCCCGTCGGGCTCACCGTCGGCGTGACCATGCAGATCGCCGCCCGCCGCATCGACAGCAGCTCCCCCCGGCGCCTCATCCCCGTCGGCGTCGCCCTCGCCGCCCTCGGCATGGGCCTGACGGCCCTGCAGACCGGGACGGCGGGCGTGGCGCCCTGGCGGGTCGTCGCGGCGGCGATGCTGATGGGCGTGGGCGCGGGCATGGTCCTGATGCCCACGATGACCACGGCCAGCCGCTCCCTCCCGAAGGACCGCATGGCCGCCGCGAGCACCTTCCTCGGCATCAACTCGCAGCTCGGCGCCTCCGTGGGCACGGCCCTGTGCTCGGTCGTCCTCGGCACGACCGGCACCGACCCGGCCGGCTTCCGCACGGCCTTCACCGTGGCGGCGGCCCTGCTGGCCGCGGCGGCGCTGCCGGCCCTACTGCTGCCGGGACGGCCGTCGCGTACGCCGTGAGCGGGACCGGATCCCTCCTCCGAGACCCCCTACTCCCCTACTCCACCCCCAGTCCGTCTTGTTTCCCAACCCACGCCCCCTATAGTGAGTCCAGAAATCAAACGGACCCACCATAGGGGGCGTGGCGTTCCATGACCGACAAGAAGCCGCTTCCGGCCCGCCTGGCCGGCCATCCGTCCGTACGCGCGGTGCTCGCGGCGCGCGAGGCGGAGCCGTCCGCCGCACGGCCGCCCGCCGTCGTGGACGCCGCGTGGCTGCGGGAGTTGTGTCTGCGGGCGGGGGCCGACGACGCGGCGGCCGTGAGCCTCGGCCATCCCGACCTGGCCGGCGAGCGGGAGCACGCGGAGGGCGCACTGCCCGGGACGCGGACGCTCGTCTCGCTCGTCGTGCGGATGAACCGGGACGACGTGCGGTCGGCGGCCCGGAGCGTGGCCAACCACGAGTTCCACCGCGCGGGGGAGCTCGTCAACGACGCGGCCCGTACGGTCGTGCGGGAGCTCCAGGACGCCGGGTACCGGGCGGTGAACCCGTCGGCGACCTTCCCCATGGAGATGGACGCGTTCCCGGGCCGGATCTGGGTGGTGGCCCACAAGACCGTCGCCGTGGCGGCGGGGCTCGGCGTGATGGGGCTGCACCGCAACGTCATCCACCCGAAGTTCGGCAGCTTCGTCCTGCTGGCCACCGTCCTCCTGGACGCCGAGGTCTCCTCGTACGGACAGCCCCTGGACTACAACCCCTGCGTGGAGTGCAAGCTGTGCGTCGCCGCCTGCCCGGTCGGGGCGCTCTCCAAGGACGGCGACTTCGACTTCCTGGCCTGCGCGACGCACAACTACCGCGAATTCATGGCCGGGTTCACCGACTACGTCCAGACGGTGGCCGACAGCACGGACGCCGCCGACTTCCGCTCCCGGGTGACGGACGCGGAGAACGCCTCCATGTGGCAGAGCCTCGCGTTCAAACCCAACTACAAGGCGGCTTACTGCCTTGCCGTCTGCCCGGCCGGCGAGGACGTCCTCGGACCGTACCTCGACGACCGCAAGGCCTTCATGGACACCGTCCTGCGCCCGCTCCGGGAGAAGAAGGAGACGCTGTACGTACTCCCGGGCTCGGCCGCCCAGGAGTACGCGCGGCGCCGCTTCCCGCACAAGCCGGTGAAGGAGGTCAGCGGGGGCTGGCGGAAGCCGGCGGCGCCACCAGCGCCCTGAGGGCGATGTTGAGCCGGAGGACGTTGACCCGGGGTTCGCCGATGAAGCCGAGGATGCGGCCGTCGGTGTGTTCGTCGACCAGTCGCTCGACCTTCGCGACGTCCAGCTTGTTGCGTTCGGCGACGCGGTGGACCTGGAGCTTCGCGTACTCCGGGGAGATGTGCGGGTCCAGGCCGGAGCCCGAGGAGGTGACGGCCTCGGCCGGCACGTCGGAGGGCTTCACCTTGTAGTCGGCCGTCGAGTTGTCCTTGACGACGGCGGCCTTGGCGTCGGTCACCCACTTGACCAGGTCCGCGTTGTCGCCGGAGCGGTTCGTGGCGCCGGACAGGATCAGCTCGTACCGGGTGTTGACGGAGTTGGAGCCCAGGCCGTTCGACGGGCGCGGCTGGAACCACTTGAGGTCCGGCGCCGCCGTCTCCTCGCCCTCCTTCATCGGGAGGTCGTAGGTCTGGCCGATGAGTTCCGAGCCGACGACCTTGCCGCTCGCGTCCTTGATCTCGGAGCCGTTCGCCTTGTCATGGAAGGCCAGTTGGGCGATGCCCGTGACGGCCAGGGGGTAGAGCACGCCGCACACGACGGTGAGGACGAGCAAGGCGCGCAGGCCCGCCCAGATCAGGCGTCCGGTGCTTCCTACGGAAGTGTTCATGGTCGTCAGCCGATTCCGGGGATGAGGGAGAGGAGCAGGTCGATGATCTTGATGCCGATGAACGGGGCGATCAGGCCGCCGAGTCCGTAGAGACCGAGGTTGCGGCGGAGCATCGAGTCGGCGCTGGAGGGGCGGTAGCGGACGCCCTTGAGGGCGAGCGGCACGAGCGCGATGATGATCAGCGCGTTGAAGATGACGGCGGACAGGATCGCGGACTCGGGCGAGGCCAGGCCCATGATGTTGAGCTTGTCGAGCGACGGGTAGGCGACGGCGAACATCGCGGGGAT includes the following:
- a CDS encoding DHA2 family efflux MFS transporter permease subunit, whose amino-acid sequence is MSTTAPRAEEVATTGEPGTVSGTPLGRVLTVVVIGSVMSVLDVTIVNVALRRLSEAFDAPLATIQWTATAYSLALAAVIPTAAWAMGRIGAKRTYLTALALFTLGSLLAAFAWDAGSMIAFRAVQGLGGGLLMPVGMAMVMRAADPERFGRAMALLGLPILVGPVAGPALGGWLLDAASWHWIFLVNLPVGAVALLLAARLLRPDAPRAGAPAPRLDVPGLMTLSPGLALLLYGLARGGETGAFTTPGTLVPTLAGALLVALFVRRALTAREPLLDLHLLRDRTFAVGIGTLALFTCGYFGSMLLTPMYWQGVRGFSSTTAGLLVAPVGLTVGVTMQIAARRIDSSSPRRLIPVGVALAALGMGLTALQTGTAGVAPWRVVAAAMLMGVGAGMVLMPTMTTASRSLPKDRMAAASTFLGINSQLGASVGTALCSVVLGTTGTDPAGFRTAFTVAAALLAAAALPALLLPGRPSRTP
- a CDS encoding 4Fe-4S binding protein, with protein sequence MTDKKPLPARLAGHPSVRAVLAAREAEPSAARPPAVVDAAWLRELCLRAGADDAAAVSLGHPDLAGEREHAEGALPGTRTLVSLVVRMNRDDVRSAARSVANHEFHRAGELVNDAARTVVRELQDAGYRAVNPSATFPMEMDAFPGRIWVVAHKTVAVAAGLGVMGLHRNVIHPKFGSFVLLATVLLDAEVSSYGQPLDYNPCVECKLCVAACPVGALSKDGDFDFLACATHNYREFMAGFTDYVQTVADSTDAADFRSRVTDAENASMWQSLAFKPNYKAAYCLAVCPAGEDVLGPYLDDRKAFMDTVLRPLREKKETLYVLPGSAAQEYARRRFPHKPVKEVSGGWRKPAAPPAP
- a CDS encoding potassium-transporting ATPase subunit C, whose translation is MNTSVGSTGRLIWAGLRALLVLTVVCGVLYPLAVTGIAQLAFHDKANGSEIKDASGKVVGSELIGQTYDLPMKEGEETAAPDLKWFQPRPSNGLGSNSVNTRYELILSGATNRSGDNADLVKWVTDAKAAVVKDNSTADYKVKPSDVPAEAVTSSGSGLDPHISPEYAKLQVHRVAERNKLDVAKVERLVDEHTDGRILGFIGEPRVNVLRLNIALRALVAPPASASPR